The following coding sequences are from one Humulus lupulus chromosome X, drHumLupu1.1, whole genome shotgun sequence window:
- the LOC133807352 gene encoding probable protein phosphatase 2C 22 isoform X1: MEETKASSTVENGSSSDGRPPNPLAGAFRECISSPNAAVGYKKSLVRHPSLQMKTKTTDFSAEPGLDVEDCQSHFSPIIRSGAWTDIGFRASMEDAYVCVDNFMQNYGLKNLPDGPSAFYGVFDGHGGKHAADFACYHLPKFIVEDDGFPGDVEKVLASAFLQTDVSFAEACSLDAALASGTTALAALVIGRLLVVANAGDCRAVLCRRGKAIEMSRDHKPSCGKEKRRIEASGGFVYDGYLNGQLNVARALGDWHMEGMKDSKGGPLSAEPELMTANLTEEDEFLIIGCDGIWDVFRSQNAIDFARRRLQDHNDPAMCCKDLVDEALKRKSGDNLAVVVVCFQTQPPPNLVAPRSRVHRSFSAEGLRELQSFLDSLAD; the protein is encoded by the exons ATGGAGGAAACTAAAGCGAGTAGTACTGTGGAAAATGGGAGCTCGAGCGATGGTCGGCCTCCGAACCCTCTCGCTGGGGCGTTCAGGGAATGCATCAGTTCCCCAAACGCGGCCGTGGGTTACAAGAAATCGCTCGTTCGCCACCCATCTCTT CAGATGAAGACAAAAACGACGGATTTTTCTGCTGAACCAGGACTTGATGTGGAGGATTGCCAGTCTCATTTCTCTCCTATTATCCGATCTGGAGCATGGACTGATATTGGGTTTCGTGCAAGCATGGAAGATGCTTATGTTTGTGTTGATAATTTCATGCAAAATTATGGGCTTAAGAACTTGCCTGATGGACCAAGCGCCTTTTATGGG GTTTTTGATGGACATGGAGGAAAGCATGCTGCCGACTTTGCTTGCTATCATTTACCTAAGTTTATAGTTGAGGATGATGGATTCCCTGGGGATGTTGAGAAAGTTCTTGCTTCAGCATTTCTCCAAACTGATGTTTCTTTTGCAGAAGCTTGCTCCTTGGATGCTGCCCTTGCTTCTGGTACCACTGCCTTGGCAGCTCTTGTGATTGGAAG ACTGTTGGTGGTAGCAAATGCTGGAGATTGTCGAGCAGTGCTTTGTCGCCGTGGTAAAGCAATTGAAATGTCAAGGGATCACAAACCCAGCTGCGGCAAAGAGAAGAGGCGCATTGAGGCATCTGGTGGATTCGTATATGATGGTTATCTTAACGGACAGCTTAATGTTGCTCGCGCTTTAGGAGACTGGCATATGGAAGGAATGAAGGACAGCAAAGGTGGACCACTAAGCGCTGAGCCAGAGCTTATGACTGCAAACCTGACAGAGGAAGATGAATTTCTGATCATTGGCTGTGATGGAATCTGGGATGTGTTTAGAAGCCAGAATGCCATTGATTTTGCTCGGCGCAGGCTTCAGGATCACAATGACCCAGCTATGTGTTGTAAGGATTTGGTTGACGAGGCTTTGAAGAGGAAGAGTGGTGATAACTTAGCTGTTGTTGTTGTCTGCTTCCAAACGCAGCCTCCACCAAATTTGGTTGCCCCTCGCTCAAGAGTTCACAGGAGCTTTTCTGCTGAAGGCTTGAGGGAGCTGCAAAGCTTTTTAGATAGCTTGGCAGATTAA
- the LOC133807352 gene encoding probable protein phosphatase 2C 22 isoform X2, with translation MEETKASSTVENGSSSDGRPPNPLAGAFRECISSPNAAVGYKKSLVRHPSLMKTKTTDFSAEPGLDVEDCQSHFSPIIRSGAWTDIGFRASMEDAYVCVDNFMQNYGLKNLPDGPSAFYGVFDGHGGKHAADFACYHLPKFIVEDDGFPGDVEKVLASAFLQTDVSFAEACSLDAALASGTTALAALVIGRLLVVANAGDCRAVLCRRGKAIEMSRDHKPSCGKEKRRIEASGGFVYDGYLNGQLNVARALGDWHMEGMKDSKGGPLSAEPELMTANLTEEDEFLIIGCDGIWDVFRSQNAIDFARRRLQDHNDPAMCCKDLVDEALKRKSGDNLAVVVVCFQTQPPPNLVAPRSRVHRSFSAEGLRELQSFLDSLAD, from the exons ATGGAGGAAACTAAAGCGAGTAGTACTGTGGAAAATGGGAGCTCGAGCGATGGTCGGCCTCCGAACCCTCTCGCTGGGGCGTTCAGGGAATGCATCAGTTCCCCAAACGCGGCCGTGGGTTACAAGAAATCGCTCGTTCGCCACCCATCTCTT ATGAAGACAAAAACGACGGATTTTTCTGCTGAACCAGGACTTGATGTGGAGGATTGCCAGTCTCATTTCTCTCCTATTATCCGATCTGGAGCATGGACTGATATTGGGTTTCGTGCAAGCATGGAAGATGCTTATGTTTGTGTTGATAATTTCATGCAAAATTATGGGCTTAAGAACTTGCCTGATGGACCAAGCGCCTTTTATGGG GTTTTTGATGGACATGGAGGAAAGCATGCTGCCGACTTTGCTTGCTATCATTTACCTAAGTTTATAGTTGAGGATGATGGATTCCCTGGGGATGTTGAGAAAGTTCTTGCTTCAGCATTTCTCCAAACTGATGTTTCTTTTGCAGAAGCTTGCTCCTTGGATGCTGCCCTTGCTTCTGGTACCACTGCCTTGGCAGCTCTTGTGATTGGAAG ACTGTTGGTGGTAGCAAATGCTGGAGATTGTCGAGCAGTGCTTTGTCGCCGTGGTAAAGCAATTGAAATGTCAAGGGATCACAAACCCAGCTGCGGCAAAGAGAAGAGGCGCATTGAGGCATCTGGTGGATTCGTATATGATGGTTATCTTAACGGACAGCTTAATGTTGCTCGCGCTTTAGGAGACTGGCATATGGAAGGAATGAAGGACAGCAAAGGTGGACCACTAAGCGCTGAGCCAGAGCTTATGACTGCAAACCTGACAGAGGAAGATGAATTTCTGATCATTGGCTGTGATGGAATCTGGGATGTGTTTAGAAGCCAGAATGCCATTGATTTTGCTCGGCGCAGGCTTCAGGATCACAATGACCCAGCTATGTGTTGTAAGGATTTGGTTGACGAGGCTTTGAAGAGGAAGAGTGGTGATAACTTAGCTGTTGTTGTTGTCTGCTTCCAAACGCAGCCTCCACCAAATTTGGTTGCCCCTCGCTCAAGAGTTCACAGGAGCTTTTCTGCTGAAGGCTTGAGGGAGCTGCAAAGCTTTTTAGATAGCTTGGCAGATTAA